One Osmerus mordax isolate fOsmMor3 chromosome 16, fOsmMor3.pri, whole genome shotgun sequence genomic window carries:
- the pfkpb gene encoding ATP-dependent 6-phosphofructokinase, platelet type isoform X4 — translation MAQPDTKKFFENLSGAGKSIAVLTSGGDAQGMNAAVRAVVRMGIYVGAKVYFIHEGYQGMVDGGDNIEEASWESVSSMLQVGGTVIGSARCKEFRCHEGRLKAAHHLVQRGITNLCVIGGDGSLTGANLFREEWSGLLEELIQQGTIDEEAAQTHSELHIVGMVGSIDNDFCGTDMTIGTDSALHRIIEVVDAIMTTAQSHQRTFVLEVMGRHCGYLALVSALACGADWVLIPEMPPGDGWEDQMCQKLSESRSRGSRLNIIIVAEGAIDRHGNAITSNVVKDLVVKCLGFDTRVTILGHVQRGGTPSAFDRILASRMGVEAVLALLEASPTTPACVVSLCGNQAVRLPLMECVQMTQEVQKAMDEKKFEEAVRLRGRSFENNLNTYKLLSYRKADSELPNSTFNVAVLNVGAPAAGMNAAVRSAVRVGITEGHKMFAVNDGFEGFYKGQIKEIKWGDVGGWTGQGGSILGTKRTLPAKHTEKIAEQMRIHNINALLVIGGFETCDRIKQSASGTKRRVFIIETMGGYCGYLASVGGLAAGADAVYIYEEPFDIRDLQSNVEHLTEKMKTSIQRGLVLRNENCNENFTTDFIYQLYSEEGRGVFDCRKNVLGHMQQGGAPSPFDRNFGTKIAAKAIQWISRKLKESYKEGKVFTNSEDTACLLGMRRRAMVFQPVVQLRDETDFVHRIPKEQWWLKLRPLMKILAKYKTSYDVSDSGQLEHVTRIRPKESDTSAI, via the exons ATGGCGCAGCCGGACACCAAGAAATTCTTCGAGAATCTCTCCGGCGCTGGGAAATCCATCGCAGTTCTGACAAGTGGAGGAGATGCCCAAG GAATGAATGCAGCTGTGCGGGCTGTGGTTCGTATGGGTATCTATGTAGGAGCTAAAGTCTACTTCATTCATGAG GGTTACCAGGGAATGGTGGATGGCGGTGATAACATTGAGGAGGCATCCTGGGAAAGTGTGTCCAGCATGTTACAAGTG GGTGGCACGGTGATTGGCAGTGCCCGCTGCAAGGAGTTCCGCTGCCATGAGGGGCGCCTGAAGGCAGCCCACCATCTGGTGCAGCGTGGCATCACCAACCTGTGTGTGATTGGAGGAGACGGCAGTCTGACCGGGGCTAACCTCTTCAGGGAGGAGTGGAGCGGCCTATTGGAGGAGCTGATTCAGCAGG GAACGATTGATGAGGAAGCTGCCCAAACCCACTCTGAGCTGCACATTGTGGGGATGGTGGGCTCCATCGATAATGACTTCTGTGGCACCGACATGACCATCGGGACAGACTCTGCCCTGCACAGAATCATTGAGGTGGTGGATGCCATCATGACCACTGCACAGAG CCACCAGAGGACATTTGTGCTGGAGGTCATGGGCAGGCATTGTGG gtacttGGCTCTGGTGAGTGCTCTGGCGTGTGGGGCTGACTGGGTGCTGATCCCTGAGATGCCCCCTGGGGACGGCTGGGAGGACCAGATGTGCCAGAAACTGtctgag AGTCGTTCCAGGGGGTCAAGGCTGAATATTATCATAGTGGCAGAAGGAGCCATTGACAGGCATGGAAATGCTATTACCTCAAATGTTGTCAAGGAT CTTGTTGTAAAGTGTCTGGGCTTCGATACCCGAGTCACCATCCTGGGCCATGTCCAAAGAGGAGGAACCCCTTCTGCCTTTGACAGAATCCTG GCCAGTCGTATGGGCGTGGAGGCTGTCCTGGCCCTGCTGGAGGCCTCTCCCACCACCCCCGCCTGTGTGGTGTCTCTGTGTGGGAACCAAGCTGTTCGCCTGCCCCTCATGGAGTGTGTTCAGATG acCCAAGAAGTTCAGAAAGCCATGGATGAGAAGAAGTTTGAGGAAGCTGTTAGACTGCGTGGCAG GAGCTTTGAAAACAACTTAAACACATACAAGCTTCTGTCTTACCGGAAAGCAGACTCTGAACTTCCAAAT AGCACCTTCAATGTGGCAGTGCTGAACGTGGGCGCCCCCGCTGCCGGCATGAACGCTGCCGTTCGCTCCGCCGTGCGAGTAGGCATCACCGAGGGCCACAAGATGTTCGCCGTCAACGATGGCTTCGAAGGCTTCTACAAGGGACAG ATTAAGGAGATTAAATGGGGAGACGTAGGCGGCTGGACCGGCCAAGGAGGATCCATACTCGGGACAAAAAG AACCCTTCCAGCAAAGCATACTGAGAAGATTGCTGAGCAAATGAGGATACATAATATCAACGCGCTACTCGTCATTGGTGGATTTGAG ACCTGTGACCGCATCAAGCAGTCAGCCAGTGGGACCAAGCGCCGTGTGTTCATCATTGAGACCATGGGCGGCTACTGTGGCTACCTGGCCAGTGTGGGGGGGCTGGCGGCAGGGGCGGACGCTGTCTACATTTATGAGGAGCCCTTCGACATCAGAGAcctgcag TCCAACGTTGAGCACTTGACGGAGAAAATGAAGACCAGCATTCAGAGGGGCTTGGTGCTGAG GAACGAGAACTGCAATGAGAACTTCACCACAGACTTCATCTACCAGCTGTActcggaggaggggagaggcgtgTTTGACTGCAGGAAGAACGTGCTCGGACACATGCAGCAG GGAGGTGCACCCTCTCCATTTGACAGGAACTTTGGAACTAAGATTGCAGCGAAAGCCATACAGTGGATCTCGAGAAAGCTCAAGGAGTCCTACAAAGAAG GGAAGGTGTTCACTAACTCAGAGGACACGGCCTGCCTGCTGGGCATGCGGCGCAGAGCCATGGTCTTCCAGCCTGTGGTGCAGCTCAGAGATGAGACAGACTTTGT ccacagGATCCCTAAGGAGCAGTGGTGGCTGAAGCTGCGTCCTCTGATGAAGATCCTGGCCAAGTACAAGACCAGCTACGACGTCTCAGACTCTGGCCAGCTGGAACATGTGACCCGCATCCGTCCCAAAGAGAGCGACACCTCCGCCATCTAA
- the pfkpb gene encoding ATP-dependent 6-phosphofructokinase, platelet type isoform X2, whose amino-acid sequence MAQPDTKKFFENLSGAGKSIAVLTSGGDAQGMNAAVRAVVRMGIYVGAKVYFIHEGYQGMVDGGDNIEEASWESVSSMLQVGGTVIGSARCKEFRCHEGRLKAAHHLVQRGITNLCVIGGDGSLTGANLFREEWSGLLEELIQQGTIDEEAAQTHSELHIVGMVGSIDNDFCGTDMTIGTDSALHRIIEVVDAIMTTAQSHQRTFVLEVMGRHCGYLALVSALACGADWVLIPEMPPGDGWEDQMCQKLSESRSRGSRLNIIIVAEGAIDRHGNAITSNVVKDLVVKCLGFDTRVTILGHVQRGGTPSAFDRILASRMGVEAVLALLEASPTTPACVVSLCGNQAVRLPLMECVQMTQEVQKAMDEKKFEEAVRLRGRSFENNLNTYKLLSYRKADSELPNSTFNVAVLNVGAPAAGMNAAVRSAVRVGITEGHKMFAVNDGFEGFYKGQIKEIKWGDVGGWTGQGGSILGTKRTLPAKHTEKIAEQMRIHNINALLVIGGFEAFECLLQLYEARASHQEFCIPMCMLPATISNNVPGTDLSIGADTSLNAIVETCDRIKQSASGTKRRVFIIETMGGYCGYLASVGGLAAGADAVYIYEEPFDIRDLQSNVEHLTEKMKTSIQRGLVLRNENCNENFTTDFIYQLYSEEGRGVFDCRKNVLGHMQQGGAPSPFDRNFGTKIAAKAIQWISRKLKESYKEGKVFTNSEDTACLLGMRRRAMVFQPVVQLRDETDFVHRIPKEQWWLKLRPLMKILAKYKTSYDVSDSGQLEHVTRIRPKESDTSAI is encoded by the exons ATGGCGCAGCCGGACACCAAGAAATTCTTCGAGAATCTCTCCGGCGCTGGGAAATCCATCGCAGTTCTGACAAGTGGAGGAGATGCCCAAG GAATGAATGCAGCTGTGCGGGCTGTGGTTCGTATGGGTATCTATGTAGGAGCTAAAGTCTACTTCATTCATGAG GGTTACCAGGGAATGGTGGATGGCGGTGATAACATTGAGGAGGCATCCTGGGAAAGTGTGTCCAGCATGTTACAAGTG GGTGGCACGGTGATTGGCAGTGCCCGCTGCAAGGAGTTCCGCTGCCATGAGGGGCGCCTGAAGGCAGCCCACCATCTGGTGCAGCGTGGCATCACCAACCTGTGTGTGATTGGAGGAGACGGCAGTCTGACCGGGGCTAACCTCTTCAGGGAGGAGTGGAGCGGCCTATTGGAGGAGCTGATTCAGCAGG GAACGATTGATGAGGAAGCTGCCCAAACCCACTCTGAGCTGCACATTGTGGGGATGGTGGGCTCCATCGATAATGACTTCTGTGGCACCGACATGACCATCGGGACAGACTCTGCCCTGCACAGAATCATTGAGGTGGTGGATGCCATCATGACCACTGCACAGAG CCACCAGAGGACATTTGTGCTGGAGGTCATGGGCAGGCATTGTGG gtacttGGCTCTGGTGAGTGCTCTGGCGTGTGGGGCTGACTGGGTGCTGATCCCTGAGATGCCCCCTGGGGACGGCTGGGAGGACCAGATGTGCCAGAAACTGtctgag AGTCGTTCCAGGGGGTCAAGGCTGAATATTATCATAGTGGCAGAAGGAGCCATTGACAGGCATGGAAATGCTATTACCTCAAATGTTGTCAAGGAT CTTGTTGTAAAGTGTCTGGGCTTCGATACCCGAGTCACCATCCTGGGCCATGTCCAAAGAGGAGGAACCCCTTCTGCCTTTGACAGAATCCTG GCCAGTCGTATGGGCGTGGAGGCTGTCCTGGCCCTGCTGGAGGCCTCTCCCACCACCCCCGCCTGTGTGGTGTCTCTGTGTGGGAACCAAGCTGTTCGCCTGCCCCTCATGGAGTGTGTTCAGATG acCCAAGAAGTTCAGAAAGCCATGGATGAGAAGAAGTTTGAGGAAGCTGTTAGACTGCGTGGCAG GAGCTTTGAAAACAACTTAAACACATACAAGCTTCTGTCTTACCGGAAAGCAGACTCTGAACTTCCAAAT AGCACCTTCAATGTGGCAGTGCTGAACGTGGGCGCCCCCGCTGCCGGCATGAACGCTGCCGTTCGCTCCGCCGTGCGAGTAGGCATCACCGAGGGCCACAAGATGTTCGCCGTCAACGATGGCTTCGAAGGCTTCTACAAGGGACAG ATTAAGGAGATTAAATGGGGAGACGTAGGCGGCTGGACCGGCCAAGGAGGATCCATACTCGGGACAAAAAG AACCCTTCCAGCAAAGCATACTGAGAAGATTGCTGAGCAAATGAGGATACATAATATCAACGCGCTACTCGTCATTGGTGGATTTGAG GCCTTTGAGTGTCTGCTGCAGCTCTATGAGGCCCGGGCCAGCCACCAGGAGTTTTGCATCCCGATGTGTATGCTGCCCGCCACCATTAGTAACAATGTACCAGGCACCGATCTGAGTATCGGGGCTGACACCTCGCTCAATGCCATCGTGGAG ACCTGTGACCGCATCAAGCAGTCAGCCAGTGGGACCAAGCGCCGTGTGTTCATCATTGAGACCATGGGCGGCTACTGTGGCTACCTGGCCAGTGTGGGGGGGCTGGCGGCAGGGGCGGACGCTGTCTACATTTATGAGGAGCCCTTCGACATCAGAGAcctgcag TCCAACGTTGAGCACTTGACGGAGAAAATGAAGACCAGCATTCAGAGGGGCTTGGTGCTGAG GAACGAGAACTGCAATGAGAACTTCACCACAGACTTCATCTACCAGCTGTActcggaggaggggagaggcgtgTTTGACTGCAGGAAGAACGTGCTCGGACACATGCAGCAG GGAGGTGCACCCTCTCCATTTGACAGGAACTTTGGAACTAAGATTGCAGCGAAAGCCATACAGTGGATCTCGAGAAAGCTCAAGGAGTCCTACAAAGAAG GGAAGGTGTTCACTAACTCAGAGGACACGGCCTGCCTGCTGGGCATGCGGCGCAGAGCCATGGTCTTCCAGCCTGTGGTGCAGCTCAGAGATGAGACAGACTTTGT ccacagGATCCCTAAGGAGCAGTGGTGGCTGAAGCTGCGTCCTCTGATGAAGATCCTGGCCAAGTACAAGACCAGCTACGACGTCTCAGACTCTGGCCAGCTGGAACATGTGACCCGCATCCGTCCCAAAGAGAGCGACACCTCCGCCATCTAA
- the pfkpb gene encoding ATP-dependent 6-phosphofructokinase, platelet type isoform X5: MAQPDTKKFFENLSGAGKSIAVLTSGGDAQGMNAAVRAVVRMGIYVGAKVYFIHEGYQGMVDGGDNIEEASWESVSSMLQVGGTVIGSARCKEFRCHEGRLKAAHHLVQRGITNLCVIGGDGSLTGANLFREEWSGLLEELIQQGTIDEEAAQTHSELHIVGMVGSIDNDFCGTDMTIGTDSALHRIIEVVDAIMTTAQSHQRTFVLEVMGRHCGYLALVSALACGADWVLIPEMPPGDGWEDQMCQKLSENRADKKRLNIIIVAEGAIDSYNKPITTDYIKDLVVKCLGFDTRVTILGHVQRGGTPSAFDRILASRMGVEAVLALLEASPTTPACVVSLCGNQAVRLPLMECVQMTQEVQKAMDEKKFEEAVRLRGRSFENNLNTYKLLSYRKADSELPNSTFNVAVLNVGAPAAGMNAAVRSAVRVGITEGHKMFAVNDGFEGFYKGQIKEIKWGDVGGWTGQGGSILGTKRTLPAKHTEKIAEQMRIHNINALLVIGGFETCDRIKQSASGTKRRVFIIETMGGYCGYLASVGGLAAGADAVYIYEEPFDIRDLQSNVEHLTEKMKTSIQRGLVLRNENCNENFTTDFIYQLYSEEGRGVFDCRKNVLGHMQQGGAPSPFDRNFGTKIAAKAIQWISRKLKESYKEGKVFTNSEDTACLLGMRRRAMVFQPVVQLRDETDFVHRIPKEQWWLKLRPLMKILAKYKTSYDVSDSGQLEHVTRIRPKESDTSAI, encoded by the exons ATGGCGCAGCCGGACACCAAGAAATTCTTCGAGAATCTCTCCGGCGCTGGGAAATCCATCGCAGTTCTGACAAGTGGAGGAGATGCCCAAG GAATGAATGCAGCTGTGCGGGCTGTGGTTCGTATGGGTATCTATGTAGGAGCTAAAGTCTACTTCATTCATGAG GGTTACCAGGGAATGGTGGATGGCGGTGATAACATTGAGGAGGCATCCTGGGAAAGTGTGTCCAGCATGTTACAAGTG GGTGGCACGGTGATTGGCAGTGCCCGCTGCAAGGAGTTCCGCTGCCATGAGGGGCGCCTGAAGGCAGCCCACCATCTGGTGCAGCGTGGCATCACCAACCTGTGTGTGATTGGAGGAGACGGCAGTCTGACCGGGGCTAACCTCTTCAGGGAGGAGTGGAGCGGCCTATTGGAGGAGCTGATTCAGCAGG GAACGATTGATGAGGAAGCTGCCCAAACCCACTCTGAGCTGCACATTGTGGGGATGGTGGGCTCCATCGATAATGACTTCTGTGGCACCGACATGACCATCGGGACAGACTCTGCCCTGCACAGAATCATTGAGGTGGTGGATGCCATCATGACCACTGCACAGAG CCACCAGAGGACATTTGTGCTGGAGGTCATGGGCAGGCATTGTGG gtacttGGCTCTGGTGAGTGCTCTGGCGTGTGGGGCTGACTGGGTGCTGATCCCTGAGATGCCCCCTGGGGACGGCTGGGAGGACCAGATGTGCCAGAAACTGtctgag AATCGTGCAGATAAGAAAAGACTGAATATCATAATCGTAGCTGAGGGGGCGATAGATTCTTACAACAAGCCAATAACTACCGACTATATCAAGGAT CTTGTTGTAAAGTGTCTGGGCTTCGATACCCGAGTCACCATCCTGGGCCATGTCCAAAGAGGAGGAACCCCTTCTGCCTTTGACAGAATCCTG GCCAGTCGTATGGGCGTGGAGGCTGTCCTGGCCCTGCTGGAGGCCTCTCCCACCACCCCCGCCTGTGTGGTGTCTCTGTGTGGGAACCAAGCTGTTCGCCTGCCCCTCATGGAGTGTGTTCAGATG acCCAAGAAGTTCAGAAAGCCATGGATGAGAAGAAGTTTGAGGAAGCTGTTAGACTGCGTGGCAG GAGCTTTGAAAACAACTTAAACACATACAAGCTTCTGTCTTACCGGAAAGCAGACTCTGAACTTCCAAAT AGCACCTTCAATGTGGCAGTGCTGAACGTGGGCGCCCCCGCTGCCGGCATGAACGCTGCCGTTCGCTCCGCCGTGCGAGTAGGCATCACCGAGGGCCACAAGATGTTCGCCGTCAACGATGGCTTCGAAGGCTTCTACAAGGGACAG ATTAAGGAGATTAAATGGGGAGACGTAGGCGGCTGGACCGGCCAAGGAGGATCCATACTCGGGACAAAAAG AACCCTTCCAGCAAAGCATACTGAGAAGATTGCTGAGCAAATGAGGATACATAATATCAACGCGCTACTCGTCATTGGTGGATTTGAG ACCTGTGACCGCATCAAGCAGTCAGCCAGTGGGACCAAGCGCCGTGTGTTCATCATTGAGACCATGGGCGGCTACTGTGGCTACCTGGCCAGTGTGGGGGGGCTGGCGGCAGGGGCGGACGCTGTCTACATTTATGAGGAGCCCTTCGACATCAGAGAcctgcag TCCAACGTTGAGCACTTGACGGAGAAAATGAAGACCAGCATTCAGAGGGGCTTGGTGCTGAG GAACGAGAACTGCAATGAGAACTTCACCACAGACTTCATCTACCAGCTGTActcggaggaggggagaggcgtgTTTGACTGCAGGAAGAACGTGCTCGGACACATGCAGCAG GGAGGTGCACCCTCTCCATTTGACAGGAACTTTGGAACTAAGATTGCAGCGAAAGCCATACAGTGGATCTCGAGAAAGCTCAAGGAGTCCTACAAAGAAG GGAAGGTGTTCACTAACTCAGAGGACACGGCCTGCCTGCTGGGCATGCGGCGCAGAGCCATGGTCTTCCAGCCTGTGGTGCAGCTCAGAGATGAGACAGACTTTGT ccacagGATCCCTAAGGAGCAGTGGTGGCTGAAGCTGCGTCCTCTGATGAAGATCCTGGCCAAGTACAAGACCAGCTACGACGTCTCAGACTCTGGCCAGCTGGAACATGTGACCCGCATCCGTCCCAAAGAGAGCGACACCTCCGCCATCTAA